A genomic stretch from Gopherus flavomarginatus isolate rGopFla2 chromosome 3, rGopFla2.mat.asm, whole genome shotgun sequence includes:
- the GPBP1 gene encoding vasculin has product MAQHDFAPAWLNFPTPPSSTKSSLNFEKHSENLSWTENRYEANRRRHNSSDGFDPSIGRPNGGHFGRKEKNGWRSQGRNGTENIHHRGGGYHSGGSRSRTSTFHSGKSQGLLHENNVPDNETGKKEDKEEPKQFEAEDFPSLNPEYEREPNQNKSLAAGVWEYPLNPKSRSPRMLVIKKGNTKDLQISGFPVVGGLHSQPVKNGTGTSVYKGLVPKPATPPAKPAQWKSQTKENKLGTPFSHESSYGIGNFNAFKSTAKTFSVSQNSVKECNRSNSSSPVDKLNQPRLTKLTRMRTDKKSEFLKALKQDRVEEEHEDENHVGEEKDDSFNLHNSNNSHHERDINRNFENEIPQENGNASVISQQIIRSSTFPQTDVLSSSLEAEHRLLKEMGWQEDSENDETCAPLTEDEMREFQVISEQLRKNGLRKNGILKNGLICDFKFSPWKNSTFKPTIENEDTETSSSDTSDDDDV; this is encoded by the exons TCATCGCTGAATTTTGAAAAGCATTCTGAAAATTTATCATGGACAGAGAATCGTTATGAAGCAAACCGCAGACGACACAACTCTTCAGATGGGTTTGATCCTAGTATTGGACGTCCTAATGGAG GACATTttgggagaaaagagaaaaatggtTGGCGTTCACAAGGCAGGAATGGGACAGAAAACATACACCATCGTGGGGGAGGATACCATAGTGGAGGTTCCCGCTCTCGTACCAGCACTTTCCACTCTGGAAAAAGCCAAGGACTGCTGCATGAAAATAATGTACCTGACAATGAAACTGGGAAAAAGGAAGACAAGGAAGAACCCAAGCAATTTGAGGCTGAGGATTTT CCCTCTCTGAATCCTGAATATGAGAGAGAACCAAACCAGAATAAATCTTTAGCAGCAGGTGTATGGG AATATCCTCTGAATCCAAAATCTAGATCTCCAAGAATGCTGGTCATTAAAAAGGGTAATACAAAAGATTTACAAATATCTGGATTCCCTGTAGTAGGAGGTCTTCATTCACAGCCAGTTAAGAATGGAACTGGTACAAGTGTTTATAAAGGATTAGTCCCTAAACCTGCTACTCCACCTGCAAAG CCTGCACAGTGGAAAAGCCAAACAAAAGAGAATAAACTTGGGACTCCATTCTCTCATGAGTCTTCATATGGTATTGGCAACTTTAATGCTTTCAAATCAACTGCCAAGACTTTTAGTGTATCACAGAATTCCGTGAAAGAG TGTAATCGGTCAAATTCTTCATCCCCTGTTGACAAACTTAATCAGCCTCGATTAACAAAATTGACAAGAATGCGTACTGATAAGAAGAGTGAATTCTTAAAGGCACTGAAACAGGATAGAGTTGAAGAGGAACATGAAGATGAGAATCATGTTGGGGAAGAGAAG GATGactcatttaatttgcataacAGCAACAATTCTCATCATGAGAGGGACATAAACAGaaactttgaaaatgaaattCCTCAAGAGAATGGAAATGCTTCAGTGATTTCTCAACAGATCATTCGGTCTTCAACTTTCCCTCAGACAGATGTCCTTTCAAGTTCACTTGAGGCAGAGCATAG gtTGTTAAAGGAGATGGGTTGGCAGGAAGACAGTGAAAATGATGAAACCTGTGCTCCACTAACAGAGGATGAGATGAGGGAATTCCAAGTCATTAGTGAACAG TTACGAAAAAATGGCCTTCGAAAAAATGGCATTCTAAAAAACGGCCTCATCTGTGACTTTAAATTTAGCCCCTGGAAAAACAGCACTTTCAAACCCACTATTGAGAATGAGGATACAGAGACAAGCAGCAGTGACAcatcagatgatgatgatgtgtgA